Genomic segment of Patescibacteria group bacterium:
TTACCGATACAAATGTTATGATTCCCATCGTAAAGGTTTCTGTTTTTGCCTATGGGCTTGCAGCTTTTTTGGCATTGTTCTATGGCGTAAGCGGAAAAATTTCACCCCTTGTGGGCGCGATCTCTTTAACTGTTTTTGTAGGATTGGCCTCTGGCATCATCCCAAGTGTCTTTCAAAAATTAATCGTTGCTCCCAATGAACTGGTGAAAGAAACGCCGTTTATTAAACATAACATTGAAGCTACCCGTAAGGCGTATGGATTGGACAGAATCGAAGAAAGGGAAATCGCCGCGGATAAGCCCATTACCGCATCTGACATTGCAGCAAATAACTTGACCATTAAAAATATCAGGCTTTGGGATAGGTCACCGCTTCTCTCTACCTTTTCGCAAATTCAGGAAATTAGAACTTACTACGAGTTTGCAAATGTGGATAACGACCGCTACGTTATAGATGGAGAAGTTCGGCAAATCATGCTTTCGCCCAGAGAGCTAGCTTCCGACAGCCTGCCGAACAAGGCCTGGATCAATGAGCGCCTCACATTCACTCACGGGTATGGTGTTGCAGGTGGCCCGGTAAATCAAGTTACCCCGGAAGGTTTGCCGGTCCTTTTTGTCAAAGATTTACCGCCCAAATCAGAGGTTAAAGAACTCCAAGTCAACAAGCCGGAAATTTACTTTGGCGAGTTGGTAAACGATTATGTGATTGTTAGAACAAAATCAAAAGAGTTCGATTATCCCAAAGGAGAAGAGAATGTTTACACGACATATGCCGGTCAGGGTGGAGTGGAACTCAACTCCCCCTTACGACGACTCTTCTACGCTTTTCGCTTCGGCTCACTCAAAATGCTTTTATCAGGTGATATAACCTCCGAAAGCCGCATTCTTTATAACCGGAATGTAAAAGAGAGGGTGGTAAATATTGCGCCGTTTTTAACATACGACCGCGATCCATATTTAGTTATTACCGAAGGAAAACTCTATTGGATCATTGATGCGTATACTTCAACCGATAGATATCCATATTCTCAACCATTGCCCCTAAACGGTAGTAAAGTTAATTATATTAGAAACTCAGTCAAGGCGGTGGTGGATGCGTATGACGGAACGGTGAGTTTTTATCAAGCCGATCCGGACGATCCAATTATCAAAACCTACGCAAAAATATTCCCTAAAACTTTCCGTCCGCTTTCCGACATGCCCAAAAACCTCTTGCCCCATCTACGTTACCCGGAAGACATTTTTACTCTACAGACTGCTGTTTACACCACATATCACATGGACGATCCGCAAATCTTTTACAACAAGGAGGACTTGTGGGAAATACCAGCCATTGCTCAAGAAGGAGAACAACAGTCTGACGGCAAGGTTCCCGCAATGACACCTCGCCACATGATCATGAAGCTTCCGGGAGAAAAAACCGAGGAGTATATTCTGATGTTGCCGTTTACCCCACGGGCCAAAGATAATCTTTCCGCCTGGATGGTCGCCAGAAATGACGGAGAGCAGTATGGAAAACTGGTCGTCTATCGCTTCCCCAAGGACAAACTGGTGTTCGGACCTAAACAAGTCATTAGCCGAATCAACCAGGACGCAGAAATCAGTCAGCAGATCTCCTTATGGGATCAGCGCGGCTCACAAGTCATTCAAGGATCCCTTCTAGCCATCCCAATTGAAGAATCTCTCCTTTATGTCCGACCGCTCTACCTCAAGGCAGATACAGGCAAAATTCCGGAACTCAAGCGGGTAATTGTTGCCTATGAAAACAAAATAGCCATGGAAGAGACACTGGAAGCAGGACTCGCCAGACTCTTTGGCACCGGTATCGGCCAACAAGCCAAACCAGCAGGAGAAACAGCTCCATCGAAAGCAGCTACCGACACGAGTAAAGAGAATCCTCTCAAACAGGCTGCCGAGACGTATGAAGCAGCCATCCGCGCCCAAAAAGAGGGAGATTGGGGAAGATACGGAGAAGAAATTAAAAAATTGGGGGAAATCCTGAATAAACTGCGTCCATGAATCTTAAAAAGTGGCTTGTAATTATTATCATCACATTAGTACTGCTTAGCTTTTTACCATCGCTATTTTTGGCGTACTA
This window contains:
- a CDS encoding UPF0182 family protein, which encodes MTKILFWAFISIVVVFFIFFSSIIALVTDWWWFSEVGFTEVFTKSLLAKVSLGLTVGVFAAVFLLINFLIAVRSKIPWLATIPEALIGQPLSLNDRIVKKLGIVICLVTAFFIGLVAASSWQDVLKFLATTPFGQADPLFSKDVAFYVFSLPVYSLALGLVRSLIVLSLILSGTIYILRGSLNLSALLGKFNLNSLSEKLGGPPVKLIKHKSTDRKARLHIGILLSLFLVTVAVGTYFSLYNLLTTQSGPVFGAAFTDTNVMIPIVKVSVFAYGLAAFLALFYGVSGKISPLVGAISLTVFVGLASGIIPSVFQKLIVAPNELVKETPFIKHNIEATRKAYGLDRIEEREIAADKPITASDIAANNLTIKNIRLWDRSPLLSTFSQIQEIRTYYEFANVDNDRYVIDGEVRQIMLSPRELASDSLPNKAWINERLTFTHGYGVAGGPVNQVTPEGLPVLFVKDLPPKSEVKELQVNKPEIYFGELVNDYVIVRTKSKEFDYPKGEENVYTTYAGQGGVELNSPLRRLFYAFRFGSLKMLLSGDITSESRILYNRNVKERVVNIAPFLTYDRDPYLVITEGKLYWIIDAYTSTDRYPYSQPLPLNGSKVNYIRNSVKAVVDAYDGTVSFYQADPDDPIIKTYAKIFPKTFRPLSDMPKNLLPHLRYPEDIFTLQTAVYTTYHMDDPQIFYNKEDLWEIPAIAQEGEQQSDGKVPAMTPRHMIMKLPGEKTEEYILMLPFTPRAKDNLSAWMVARNDGEQYGKLVVYRFPKDKLVFGPKQVISRINQDAEISQQISLWDQRGSQVIQGSLLAIPIEESLLYVRPLYLKADTGKIPELKRVIVAYENKIAMEETLEAGLARLFGTGIGQQAKPAGETAPSKAATDTSKENPLKQAAETYEAAIRAQKEGDWGRYGEEIKKLGEILNKLRP